A portion of the Cryptomeria japonica chromosome 5, Sugi_1.0, whole genome shotgun sequence genome contains these proteins:
- the LOC131049763 gene encoding chaperone protein dnaJ 20, chloroplastic — translation MEYSASMKGLQAHPRLMSKCVSSGIPRLRIGARPKHSTSIRAFQSQNASFSSSSSSLYDILCISPDVSARDIKSAYRRMALKYHPDVCPAAEKEECSRLFLQVQEAYKTLSDPLLRQDYDWRLQNMFTVGDYEGGLGSSQVWEAQLMEFIRRRSENNTSSWGSRMRRRNQEGAYAC, via the coding sequence ATGGAGTACAGTGCATCAATGAAGGGTTTACAGGCGCATCCCCGTCTTATGAGCAAGTGTGTTTCTTCTGGAATTCCACGGCTCAGAATTGGAGCGAGGCCAAAGCATTCGACAAGTATTAGGGCTTTTCAATCTCAAAatgcttccttttcttcttcatcatcatcattgtatGATATTCTCTGTATCTCCCCTGACGTGAGTGCGCGTGATATAAAGAGCGCATATCGTCGGATGGCTCTCAAATATCATCCTGACGTCTGCCCTGCTGCAGAGAAGGAAGAGTGTAGCAGATTGTTTCTTCAAGTTCAGGAGGCTTATAAGACTCTGTCGGATCCTCTGCTCCGCCAGGATTACGATTGGAGACTGCAGAACATGTTCACGGTAGGCGATTACGAAGGCGGATTAGGGAGTAGTCAAGTGTGGGAAGCTCAACTGATGGAGTTCATTAGAAGGAGATCAGAAAATAATACTTCGTCATGGGGTAGCAGAATGAGAAGACGAAATCAAGAGGGGGCTTATGCTTGCTGA